A segment of the Coregonus clupeaformis isolate EN_2021a unplaced genomic scaffold, ASM2061545v1 scaf0348, whole genome shotgun sequence genome:
aagcttggttatgtaaGACACGCTGTAAGAGCTTTCGTCCTCAAACCATTGCAGTGTAAGAATTGTAAAGGATTTGGCTatgtttcaagtgtgtgcagacagacagattatATTGAAGAATGGTGTGTAGAAGGACGacggtgttgcaattgtggtgtgGATCATGATCCcgagttcctggagtgccctgtaaggCCGAAGGAGATTGAGGTGCCAAAAGATAGAGCGGTCAATCGAATTTCCTATGCGGAGGCGATTAAAATAATTGAGAAAACAAGTGATGCTAGTGAAGATATGGTAGCGGACgcaccacagcctgtagtaaatgtttgctgccagtcaaaagataccctgtgtgttaacattgtggattttgtggcgttcattgccacagttataaaCTGTACGGCACAAGTCTCAAAGAAGTCTAAGAAACTGGACATTGTTGTGGTTTGGGCAGAAAAGTTTTTGGAACTTAAGGATTTTACATCTGAAGACTTGCAAGGGgtactgtgtagctcagttggtagagcatggcgcttgcaacgccagggttgtgggttcgattcccacggggggccagtatgaaaataaatgtatgaaaatgtatgcgctcactaactgtaagtcgctctggataagaacgtctgctaaatgactaaaatgtcaaatgtactgGCGCCGGAAGACCCGCCCTCCCAGGTTCCCCTTGAGCCTGTTTAGGGATcagatctgttttatttttttaacataaaagttgtttgatttagtttagtttattattaAATGGTTTGGTAGTTTTTTTGGTATTTTGTTCCATTTTGGGGAATCCTGTTTACATCCCGCACAGTAGGTGTGATCGCCAATATagcatagaagaagaagaagaagaagaagaagaagaagaagaagaagaagaagaagaagaagaagaagaagaagaagaagaagaagaagaagaagaagaagaagaagaattccttcacaacagctctgcgccatagatagaacaatgagacagatattttaccggatgtataaatgtgaggcatccgcttggcgtttccactcactacaagcccagtggccggcagtgggagaagatgggaATAGATGGAACGAGATAGATTTTGGTCAATTAaatatttgatctcaatacagttttctgttcccaaaactataatatgttacgaacagagtggagtaagttttgtagactttatcctttgccaaagtaaaaaaaaaaatgcgttgtttagaaggaattaaaaggctaattgagtTGCACATGCGCacttcagagtaggcgttccctaacggataTATGCAAATGATGCTggaacacgccaataggatctcgctagctcgtgcttggctcttccctcctccttgcttgttttgcccactatgactcatttgttcccatttgaaacgacgggctgtggtctatcttggtttactTATAACAATCTTTGTCTGCGCTGTTCGGCGAAGCgcatgaatgccctgacttctgcagaggccatatcacccCGTAAATGCTGCTtggccaatgcagacgtcggattgaccatgcaaaggttagctaaaatgctacaaggAAGCAGCCACGCGAAACGTTATTGAGTGACAAccaatctgcccaattagctgttAGGTTTCCATATACCCGCTTATGTTGATCCTCCCGCTTATTTCGCAACGCCCACTCATCGTGTGCAGTTACCCATGACTCGTAGCTACTGGTTGGCAAACGTTGTGCATAGGCCACAACACGACCCGAGTGACACTACCAAGCAAGTACGAGTGAGTATCTTTTACAGTTAACCCCACATTTCGCAGGAGATGCACTGAAATTGAGTGtgcaattttagctagctaacgttagctagcctatATTTGATACCTAGACTAGAGATAAAGAACTCATACCAGCGGAAGCTAACTTTAGCTAATAGCTAAACTACACCCACAACGGCCTGCTTCCACCGACAGCTTGATTAGTAAGAGCAATCTATATAGCTACCTTGCCACAATCTTTACAGGAATGCATACCCATATTGCTGCCCCGTGGAAATCTTATATGCAGTCTTTTAGTCGTATTTACAAATGTTGATTGAAGAGGCAAGGCTAGCTGCTCGTTTCCTCGTAAACTGTTGATGAACCGGAAGTTGTTAGAGCGGCAGATAGCCAGCGTGCGTTCTGCgactcacaacaacaacaaagctgATGGATGTTGATAATCAACCAACTTAGGCACGTAACTAGCTAACTTGCAAAACATTTTCCTACTTTTATTGTCTCAGTCATTGGTTTTGTCAAGTTACGAACTAGCTAACCATGTTTTttcttgttattttatttttttacctcaaGACCGTCACTACATGGTATTTAGTGAGACGATCCTATCAGATCTTGTCCACCACGTAACATCACCAGCGGGAGAGCCTTACCTGGGACAGCACATCAGAATCCTAGACTCTCCCCTTTCACTTTGGGCCAAAATGGTCCTCTTTTGACCGAATCATCAAAAGCTTCCTTTCAAGTGCTACAGGAGGACACACCAGAGAAAATGGACAATCAACACACAGATATACTGCAGGTGCAAATAAAGCAGGAGGATGGAGAAGAGCCTCACGATACAGAGGACAGTCTCAAGAGTTCTAATACCAGAGAACAGAAGCCTTGTCACATCTGCCCTGATTGTGGTAAAAGTTATACCCGTTCAGATAATCTTAAAACACACCAGAAAATTCATATGACAGAGAGACCGTACCTCTGCTCTGAGTGTGGTAAAGGTTTTACCCGTACGGATCATCTGAAATCACACCTGAAAACGCATGAaagaaaaaagaagaaactaAAACACCCGTGTACTGATTGTGTGAAAGGCTTTGTCCATTTGGAGCAGCTTGAAAAACATCTTCAAAAAAATCACCTAACACACAAGGAAAAGAAACCTCACAGCTGTCCAAGGTGTGACGAGAGCTTTTCTGACCTGGAAGAACTAACAACACACTTACCAGTACATACCGAAGAGCTGGCCCTCTACTGCTCTGACTGCGGCAAGCGGTTCTTACACAAAGGAAAATTTGAAAGACAcaagagagtacacagtggacAAATGCCATACATATGCACTCACTGTGGGGAGGGTTTTACACAGGCACACAGTTTGAAACATCACCAGCGAATACACACTGGGGAGAAACCCTACCTCTGCAACGAGTGTGGGGAGAGTTTCAGACATGATGCAACGTACAGGAGACACAAGCGCAAACACGAGCTACCACCCTCTGAAAAGAAAGCCTATCCTTGCTCAGTATGTGGGAAGACTTTTACCCGCTCTGATGGAGTGATGAGGCATCTGAGAAGGTTCCATTATGGAGAGAGAGCTCTCCAGTGCTCCTGCTGCGACAAACGATTCTTTCAACAGGACACACTAACCACACACATGAgaattcacactggagagaaaccgtacagttgctctgactgtgggagaaGCTTCTCACAAGATGGCGACCGAAAGAAACACCAGAAGAGGCACCACACTGGAGAGGGTACTTCACCTCTGACCCTCCATGTGGAtggtacagagacacacacactataaCAGAGACATTCACActaacagacaggcagactcaagACACAAAAACAGCACAGCGGGCAAACCAGGTTGCAAtgaaataatatttttttgtggatgtgtgtgtgtgtgtgatagcatgtgtttttctgttctctctcccccctccctgtctctctcgctctctgtctctctctagtttaATTAGAGTTCATTGGCAAGGCTAATTTTAGCCCAACTTCTCACTGTTTGTAAGATGCTTACTGCTTATTGCAGCTACTTAAGTGATCATCCCCCACTCTGTTACTCTCTGTTACCCCTCTATTCATCCCCCACTCCGTTACTCTCTGTTACCCCTCTATTCATCCCCCCACTCCGTTACTCTCTGTTACCCCTCTATTCATCCCCAACTCGTTACTCTCTGTTACCCCTCTATTCATCCCCCACTCCGTTACTCTCTGTTACCCCTCTATTCATCCCCAACTCGTTACTCTCTGTTACCCCTCTATTCATCCCCCACTCCATTACTCTCTGTTACCCCTCTATTCATCCCCCACTCCGTTACTCTCTGTTACCCCTCTATTCATCCCTCACTCCATTATTCTGTTACTCCTCTATTAGTCCACCTCTCTGCTACCTTTTCTGTTCACCCTTCTCTTCATTCATCTCCCCATTATCCTTCTCTTTACCCAAATGAATCCACAAAAACAAACTGGTATTCCTCTTCATTCTATATCTCTAACCTCCTCCCCTTTCCCTGTGCCTCCCCCTGTCAGCCCTGCGTTAACCAGATTACAGAGGATTTTCTGCTATTAACACGCTGTTGGGGCCATGGCCTAGCAGTGTATTGTGGTGTCCAGCTTAGCCACACACACCAAACAGATGGTACAatatgagagggaaagagagcgagaactACCTCACCACTGATCTGGGTAGAGGGAAACAGGCAGCGATGTGATCGGACAAAGGCCCAGCACGCAGCAGCAAATCCAACCTGAAAGTGTCTAGCTATAGCCTCCATATTCTATAGCCTCCATCTTCTAGCCTTAGCCTATCTATACTTCCCCTTGTCTCAACCCAACCCTCTGTCCCAGCCTCTATTCTACCCCAGCCCTCCTCTGGTACTCCCTGGCCTGGCTCCTGAGTGAGCCTCCACTACCCCCTGCTCCCCATGGCAGGTATCATGGACCCTGAGGATACAATTGGAACAGAACCCAAGGACGAGGATATCATGGAACCTGAGGATAGAATTGGAACAGAGCTGGAGGATAGAATCGTAATGGAACCTGAGGATAGAATTGGAACAGAACTGGAGGATAGAATTGGAACAGAACTGGAGGATAGAATCGTAATGGAAACTGAGGATAGAATTGGAACAGAACTGGAGGATAGAATTGGAACAGAACTGGAGGATAGAATTGGAACAGAACTGGACAATAGAATCGTAATGGAACCTGAGGATAGAATTGGAACAGAACTGGACAATAGAATCGTAATGGAACCTGAGGATAGAATTGGAACAGAACTGGAGGATAGAATCGTAATGGAACCTGAGGATAGAATTGGAACAGAACTGGAGGATAGAATTGTAATGGAACCTGAGGATAGAATTGGAACAGAACTGGACGATAGAATTGTAATGGAACCTGAGGATAGAATTGGAACAGAACTGGACGATAGAATTGGAACAGAACTGGAGGATAGAATCGTAATGGAACCTGAGGATAGAGTGTTCATTGATCCAGAAGGTTCAGATGCTGAGGAGCCAGATGGGATTCTCAATGAGCCAGAAGATCCAGAGGAGCAACAGGAGGAAGATGATGAAGAGGATAATGATAACATATTTGCCACACTGATGGGCCGCTACAAGAAAGCAGCAGAACAGGAGGACAATGATAAAGGGGGTGGAGAAAAGAGAGGCAGtgatagaggagaggaagaacagCTTCGAACGACAAGCTCCACCACGGGCTGACCGGCGGCAATCCCTACCCTGTCCGGTGAGTCTGTGTACGTGTGAGATGCTGTTGTAGAGGAATCTGCTTTGTCTTTGGGAGTTGTATACACAGAGCTTTAGGAGTGAGATTTGAGGGGAGGGTCAGAGCTAGGGCTGCTGGGTTTGACCACTGACACTCATTACAGTCACAGTCACTCCACCAGGATCCTTTACCACCCACCGACCCACCACAGGGCTCTTCAGCTCCTGGCCTGGAGCCCAAAGTACAGGTAGATAGCCATGTCCTCTTTCTCACGCTCAGTGTTATAGGAGTTTCCAGGTGAACAAGAAGGAGAGCAGTCGTAGGGTAAAGTCAATCAAAAATCTATCCGGTTTATTACAAGTTGCAACCGGGAGACACCACCAGCACAGAAGCAGAGGAAATGTCTAACTGGCCTCTTGGAGACCTGCCCTTTttatatcctaatcagacagcaacaaatgttctgtaaacagcAGCCAGAGAGATTTGATGGAAGTCAAAACAAAAAGGCAGTGACTGTCAGCCAGAGAAATAAAAGTCATCCCATTGCTTTGTTGTGCCTTAGCCACAGCCAGGGGACAGGAACTCTAATAGGATTAGAATAGGCTGAAGAGCTAAAGAGCTACAGAGCAGGAGCAtcatttagacacacacacacacacctccctccggTGTGAGGGTATGTTTACTTGAGTTCCTCCTGTTGTGAATTCGGATGCATTTACTGAATTATCTGTCTCTCACCCCCCCCACTCTcccgtcatctctctctctgtttttatatctctctctctatatatatatctgtgtttctctctgtttctctctcaggctcaaCTCACAGCGATGATGCAGTTGTCTCATCTCCACAACGCTACCAGGGCCCCGTCACCCGCCAGGCCAAACTCCCTGCAATGCATCTCGTCCACTGAGGATCCTGGCTGCCCGAAACCAGCCAATATGGAGCGACGATCCTCCATGATTCCATCCACCATTCCAGAGCTGGCCGGAATGCCAAAGATTAAAATGCAAACACGGTTCCGCAGGCGGAATGTCATGTCTCTGGTAGGCTtgcggtatgtgtgtgtgtgatggccaGGTTGGGGTCTTTCTGAGAACACCGCTTTAGTCTAATTCCATTCAATTAACACTTTGTTAACagtaaatctgtgtgtgtgttgcagagcGACGCCGATCGTGTGTGTCTCATCTGCCATGATGACCTGcacagaggagggagtggaatCAGGACGCTGCACTGCTCTCATAGCTTTCACAGTGAGGTAAGAGCAGCTTgacaacacacccacacacacacacacactctctttctctctcacacactctttctctctctctctccctgaagtGTATAGAGGAGTGGCTGTGGAGGAAGCAGGCGTGTCCTACGTGTCGTGTGCAGGTGGTGCTCTTGCCAGAACCACTCTACTGGAGCTCCACTCGGGTCAAAGTACCCTGACAACCACGTAGAACAGTCTAGAACTGGACAGAACCAGCTACAACAGCCTAGAACTGAACAGAACCACCTAGAACAGCTTAGAACTGCCCAGAACTGTCTAGAACTGGACCCAACCTCCCACAACTGCATATAGCTGGAAAGAACAACATAGAACTGCCTAGACCCAGACAGAAATACACAGAACCGGGAAGAACTACCCAGAACTGCAGAGAACCCATGAAGAACTGCAGAAAAACACTCAGAACTGCCTAGAGTAATGAACCGTTCAGAACTGTCTAGATACAGACAGAACTTATCCCTCAAATCTCTATCTAGAGTGCTGTGCTTCTCTGTATTCTCCCAAATCCCAATAATCCAGTATCTTCTAAAATTGTTTGTGTgatagtgtatgagtgaaatgtaTGGATTtttttcaaaggtttttcttataAGGATTGATTCAACCTGTGTTTATCTCAAGATTTAACGTTTGTTTAGTCGATTAgggcatttacatttttacattgtaTCCTATCTTTGTCTTTGTTTTTGCCAAGTCCTTGAATAAAATACTTGGTTGTTCTAATTGTAAAATGCATGCTAAATTGCATTATCTTTGATTACTGTGTACTCCTGTGAAGGTTTCCACCACAAATATAAGGCTCTGCTGCCACCTTTTGTTATTGTGGTACTGCAGTTAGCCCCAGCCCGCCTCGTCTCCGTGGTTACACTGGCGGAAGTTTTCGCAATCCACCTGCTGCACTCGCACTTCGAACAGGAAAAATAGCTCGACAAATCGATATTTTGAATTCCTAAAAACTAAGCTAATCGAAGCCACGGGAAAGTTCTAGAACTAGCTACATTCTATCCCTGTCTCAACTTTAATGGACAAACTAAAGAAAGTTTTGAGTGGCCAAGATGGCAACAATGATGACGGCGACATATTGCAAGTAGGTACTTTttctagatagctagctactgtagttaGCTAATATGTTTTTTACCCTAAATAATAGCTAGCTAAGTTTGGCTTTATCGCTAAGCCGTTTGCCAAGCGTGCTTTATCTACGTTAATACGAGTACAGTTGCTTAGCAATAACATAGTTGCTAGAAACACTTGCTAGCTAGGTCAATGATATCCATGTTTTATAGCTATGTTGTTTATAAATGGTGCGGTGTTGACACAGGCGGCGAACCAAGCCTCCACCCTGGGCTGGGGCACGCGTATGAAGGGCTTTATCGCATGTTTTGTGCTCGGGGTCTTGTGTTCCATTCTGGTGAGTCGTCATCTCTCTCCCATTATTTCAGCATTGCTCTGACTGTAAATTATGTTTGTCACAGTCAGTCAGACTTGGAACAAACCAAGTGTTTCCCCAAACCTCATTCAGTAAGCAAGTTCACATAGCTATGTATTTATTCCAGAAAGTACGGGGGGGGggttgatctctgagaaattaaaaACTGTCTTTAGAGGTCTAGACACGAAGGGCAACTAGAATGTGTCTACAGCAATATAAGGGTCGTTTGGGCCCCAGTGATAGTGTCTACAGCAATATAAGGGTCGTTTGGGCCCCAGTGATAGTGTCTACAGTAATATAAGGGTCGTTTGGGCCCCAGTGATAGTGTCTACAGTAATATAAGGGTTGTTTGGGCCCCAGTGATAGTGTCTACAGTAATATAAGGGTCGTTTGGGCCCCAGTGATAGTGTCTACAGTAATATAAGGGTCGTTTGGGCCCCAGT
Coding sequences within it:
- the LOC123484524 gene encoding gastrula zinc finger protein XlCGF64.1-like, with the translated sequence MDNQHTDILQVQIKQEDGEEPHDTEDSLKSSNTREQKPCHICPDCGKSYTRSDNLKTHQKIHMTERPYLCSECGKGFTRTDHLKSHLKTHERKKKKLKHPCTDCVKGFVHLEQLEKHLQKNHLTHKEKKPHSCPRCDESFSDLEELTTHLPVHTEELALYCSDCGKRFLHKGKFERHKRVHSGQMPYICTHCGEGFTQAHSLKHHQRIHTGEKPYLCNECGESFRHDATYRRHKRKHELPPSEKKAYPCSVCGKTFTRSDGVMRHLRRFHYGERALQCSCCDKRFFQQDTLTTHMRIHTGEKPYSCSDCGRSFSQDGDRKKHQKRHHTGEGTSPLTLHVDGTETHTL